A section of the Vicinamibacterales bacterium genome encodes:
- a CDS encoding efflux RND transporter periplasmic adaptor subunit has translation MASDSQSLEALKIDKRAKAPGSVPAWLWLIVGLIVVVAIGGWWWARTPRAIPVKTVTVEQPKNVGSGSTVLNASGYVTARRRATVSSKVTGRVVEVLVEEGKGVRAGQVLARLDPTTAERNLALTRAELVATERAVAENRVRLEQARLNLQRARSLRADGIVNQSELDNAETEVRAFEARLALTEEQVHVVERQVALRETERADLVITAPFNGVAISKDAQPGEMISPVSAGGGFTRTGICTIVDMTSLEIEVDVNESYINRVASGQRIEATLDAYPDWRIPGKVITMVPTADRQKATVLVRIGFDQLDPRILPDMGVKVAFLGAEAPKAVLPPMTVPKTAIRTDGGSQVVFVVTGDSRLERRAVRVGSTKDDRVEIVSGLSSGEAIVTESPGPLKDGDRVVVVK, from the coding sequence ATGGCGAGTGACTCGCAGTCTCTCGAAGCGCTCAAGATCGACAAGCGCGCCAAGGCTCCAGGCAGCGTCCCGGCGTGGCTCTGGCTCATCGTCGGCCTGATCGTGGTGGTCGCGATTGGGGGTTGGTGGTGGGCCAGGACACCGCGCGCGATTCCCGTGAAGACGGTGACCGTCGAGCAGCCGAAGAATGTCGGATCGGGATCGACGGTGCTCAACGCATCGGGCTACGTCACCGCCAGACGCCGGGCGACGGTTTCGTCGAAGGTGACGGGCCGCGTCGTGGAGGTGCTCGTCGAGGAAGGCAAGGGGGTCCGCGCGGGACAGGTCCTGGCCCGCCTCGACCCGACGACCGCTGAACGCAACCTGGCTCTGACCAGGGCTGAACTCGTCGCCACCGAGCGCGCGGTGGCCGAGAACCGAGTCAGGCTCGAGCAGGCTCGCTTGAACCTGCAGCGCGCCAGGTCGCTGCGCGCCGACGGGATCGTGAATCAGTCCGAGCTGGACAACGCGGAGACCGAGGTGCGGGCGTTCGAGGCGAGACTCGCGCTCACCGAAGAACAGGTGCACGTCGTGGAGCGCCAGGTGGCACTGCGTGAGACCGAACGGGCCGACCTGGTGATCACGGCCCCGTTCAACGGCGTGGCCATCTCGAAGGACGCTCAGCCGGGAGAGATGATCTCGCCCGTGTCGGCCGGCGGCGGCTTCACGCGGACCGGCATCTGCACCATCGTGGACATGACGTCGCTCGAAATCGAGGTGGACGTCAACGAGAGCTACATCAACCGGGTCGCCTCGGGCCAGCGCATCGAGGCCACGCTCGACGCCTATCCCGACTGGCGGATTCCGGGCAAGGTGATCACCATGGTGCCCACGGCCGATCGCCAGAAGGCCACCGTCCTGGTGCGGATCGGCTTCGACCAGCTCGATCCCCGGATTCTGCCCGACATGGGCGTGAAGGTCGCCTTCCTCGGCGCCGAGGCACCGAAGGCGGTGCTGCCGCCGATGACGGTACCGAAGACCGCGATCCGGACCGACGGCGGCAGCCAGGTGGTGTTCGTGGTCACCGGGGACAGCCGGCTGGAACGCCGGGCCGTGCGCGTGGGCTCCACCAAGGACGACCGGGTGGAGATCGTCTCCGGCCTCTCGTCGGGCGAAGCCATCGTCACCGAGTCGCCGGGACCGCTGAAGGACGGTGACCGCGTCGTGGTCGTCAAGTAG
- a CDS encoding disulfide bond formation protein B, with protein sequence MRRTTLYTILALAVLGLAAIPVGVAVFVLGFIYGDSPCVMCWEQRIGMALIALIGLFVLRYGPKLKYVGLSVLVGAWGVFMGIRHTAMHAARDVGQGFSAEILGAHTYTWALFIFWICVVTMSVLLMQTRKEDLDEAPRTLRPLEALAGIVYLTVIAGNIVQAFASTGPPPFLGQSDPIRFSFDPKHWVWSAEEWSPAPISLRGRWSIDEPGVGAVNADVKAGPLAGLQTLVVKSQRPLALSLKGTPTDLAYDAASDQFLITTQQGLYVTDGSLGHVSRYTVVDVGFSVDLGRFAGAAFLDGKTVMAVGENKSYVILRQNDRANADRNFRYFLESFDKFDEVSRSRLGTVRARMMYTMSAAYDAAGRSIYTVTVPNNKVKRLVVSRFDRRDLTLSEEYSPALAADSGLTLGPKRTLDELYVTGTTVADGKMYALSAAYSTLVAIDLARRSVVAAYAIPGLAKPTGIAIKGEDFYIVSESGTMTIVGRPAI encoded by the coding sequence GTGAGGCGCACCACTCTCTACACGATACTCGCTCTGGCCGTCCTCGGCCTCGCCGCGATCCCGGTGGGTGTGGCGGTATTCGTGCTCGGGTTCATCTACGGCGATTCCCCGTGCGTCATGTGCTGGGAGCAGCGCATCGGGATGGCGCTCATCGCGCTCATCGGCCTGTTCGTCCTGCGTTACGGCCCGAAGCTGAAATACGTCGGCCTGTCGGTGCTGGTCGGCGCCTGGGGCGTGTTCATGGGAATCCGCCACACCGCCATGCACGCCGCGCGGGACGTGGGGCAGGGCTTCAGCGCCGAGATCCTCGGCGCCCACACCTACACCTGGGCGCTGTTCATCTTCTGGATCTGCGTCGTCACGATGAGCGTGCTGTTGATGCAGACGCGGAAGGAGGACCTCGACGAGGCGCCCCGGACGTTGCGGCCGCTCGAGGCCCTGGCGGGCATCGTCTACCTGACGGTCATCGCCGGCAACATCGTCCAGGCGTTCGCGAGCACCGGCCCGCCGCCCTTCCTGGGACAGAGCGATCCAATCCGCTTCTCGTTCGACCCGAAGCACTGGGTGTGGTCGGCCGAGGAGTGGTCGCCCGCGCCCATCTCGCTGCGCGGGCGATGGTCGATCGACGAGCCGGGCGTCGGAGCCGTGAATGCCGACGTGAAGGCCGGCCCGCTGGCTGGCCTCCAGACGCTGGTCGTGAAGTCGCAGCGGCCGCTGGCGCTCTCGCTGAAGGGCACACCGACGGACCTCGCGTACGACGCGGCGAGCGACCAGTTCCTGATCACCACTCAGCAGGGGCTCTACGTGACCGATGGCTCGCTCGGACACGTGAGCCGCTACACGGTCGTGGACGTCGGTTTCTCGGTGGACCTCGGCAGGTTCGCGGGTGCGGCGTTTCTCGACGGCAAGACCGTGATGGCGGTGGGCGAGAACAAGAGCTACGTCATCCTGCGACAGAACGATCGGGCGAATGCCGACCGGAACTTCCGCTACTTCCTGGAGTCGTTCGACAAGTTCGACGAGGTGTCGCGTTCGCGCCTCGGCACGGTTCGCGCACGGATGATGTACACGATGAGCGCGGCGTACGACGCCGCGGGCCGGTCGATCTACACTGTCACGGTTCCGAACAACAAGGTGAAGCGTCTGGTGGTGTCGCGCTTCGACCGGAGGGATCTGACGCTGTCGGAGGAGTACTCGCCGGCGCTCGCTGCCGATTCCGGGCTGACGCTCGGCCCGAAGCGGACGCTCGATGAACTGTATGTCACCGGAACGACGGTCGCAGACGGGAAGATGTACGCGCTGAGCGCGGCATACAGCACGCTGGTGGCGATCGATCTCGCACGGCGCTCGGTTGTCGCCGCGTACGCCATTCCCGGACTGGCGAAGCCGACCGGCATCGCCATCAAGGGCGAGGACTTCTACATCGTCAGCGAAAGCGGGACGATGACGATCGTCGGGAGGCCCGCGATATAG
- a CDS encoding alpha/beta hydrolase — protein MPIAACNGIHLYHELHGREDAPVVVLNNGILMNAAASWRPQTAALSARYRVLQYDCRGQGQSDHPDGPYSMALHADDLAALLTTLGIDRAHILGISYGGEVAQAFALDHPDRVLTLILADTVSEVGPELRLIVAGWRAAALSGDPDLFFLVTAPWNFSPAFIEASQHVLSAARARYRDLDLPAVARLCEAFDGVDFTARLPAIDVPTCVIVGEADLLKGPRYAGILHRAIAGSELHVLPGTGHAATWEAAAAFNEVVLDFLSRNTACAPPPAGR, from the coding sequence ATGCCAATCGCCGCCTGCAACGGGATCCACCTCTACCACGAACTGCACGGCAGGGAAGACGCGCCGGTCGTCGTGCTCAACAACGGCATCCTCATGAACGCGGCGGCCAGTTGGCGGCCCCAGACCGCCGCGTTGTCGGCCAGGTATCGCGTGCTGCAGTACGACTGTCGGGGGCAGGGCCAGTCGGACCACCCGGACGGACCCTATTCGATGGCGCTGCACGCCGACGACCTGGCGGCGTTGCTCACCACGCTCGGAATCGATCGTGCGCACATCCTCGGCATCTCGTACGGCGGTGAGGTGGCGCAGGCGTTCGCGCTGGACCACCCGGACCGCGTGTTGACGCTGATCCTCGCCGACACGGTGAGCGAGGTGGGGCCAGAGCTGCGCCTGATCGTCGCCGGATGGCGGGCCGCCGCGCTGTCTGGCGACCCCGATCTCTTCTTCCTCGTCACTGCTCCGTGGAACTTCTCGCCGGCGTTCATCGAGGCCAGCCAGCACGTCCTGTCCGCGGCTCGGGCGCGGTACCGCGACCTCGATCTCCCGGCCGTGGCGCGACTGTGTGAGGCGTTCGACGGTGTGGACTTCACCGCCAGGCTGCCGGCGATCGATGTCCCGACGTGCGTGATCGTCGGCGAGGCCGACCTGCTCAAGGGGCCGCGATACGCCGGCATTCTCCACCGGGCGATCGCCGGCAGCGAGTTGCACGTCCTCCCCGGCACCGGCCACGCGGCCACGTGGGAGGCCGCGGCCGCCTTCAACGAAGTCGTTCTCGACTTTCTGTCGCGAAACACCGCTTGCGCACCGCCGCCTGCCGGCAGATGA
- a CDS encoding ABC transporter ATP-binding protein, which translates to MSNDILVRATDLHKEFRRGGERIDVLQGVNLEIPSGDFLALMGPSGSGKTTLLNLLGGLDTPTRGTIAIGGQRIDSMSSGQLARWRATNVGFVFQLYNLLPMLTAERNVELPLLLTRLSRKERKLHVDTALRAVDLSARAKHYPRQLSGGQEQRVGIARAIVIDPTLLLCDEPTGDLDRKAGDEVLDLLQGLNRENGKTIIMVTHDPHAAARAKRVLHLDKGVLTTESAA; encoded by the coding sequence GTGTCGAATGACATCCTGGTTCGCGCAACCGACCTGCACAAGGAATTCCGACGCGGGGGTGAACGGATCGACGTCCTGCAGGGCGTCAACCTGGAGATCCCGTCCGGTGATTTCCTGGCGCTGATGGGACCGTCCGGTTCGGGCAAGACAACCCTGCTCAACCTGCTCGGCGGCCTCGACACGCCGACGCGCGGGACGATCGCGATCGGCGGCCAGCGCATCGACTCGATGTCGTCCGGCCAGCTCGCGCGATGGCGCGCGACCAATGTCGGCTTCGTGTTCCAGCTCTACAACCTGCTGCCGATGCTGACCGCGGAGCGCAACGTCGAACTGCCGCTGCTCCTGACGCGCCTGTCGAGGAAGGAGCGAAAGCTCCACGTGGACACGGCGCTCCGCGCGGTGGATCTGTCGGCGCGCGCCAAGCACTATCCCCGTCAGCTCTCGGGCGGCCAGGAGCAGCGTGTCGGCATCGCCCGCGCCATCGTCATCGACCCGACGCTGCTGCTCTGCGACGAGCCGACCGGCGACCTCGACCGCAAGGCCGGCGATGAAGTTCTCGACCTGTTGCAGGGACTCAACCGGGAGAACGGCAAGACGATCATCATGGTGACGCACGACCCGCATGCGGCGGCGCGCGCCAAGCGCGTGCTGCACCTCGACAAGGGCGTGCTCACGACGGAGTCGGCCGCATGA
- a CDS encoding GyrI-like domain-containing protein, with amino-acid sequence MTPRAAHLEKIDLKKTYSELYRATRKVASVRAARGTYLAIDGAGAPGGDDYQAAIGRLYAMAYTAKFALKGAGLLDFVVPPLECLWFDDPMDTPKDQWRWRLQLRIPDEVTAADIQTVRKALAERRDLDASNVKRVTWTEGRALQVLNVGPYDSVGAAYQTLMVAAAELHLECDRTGHEIYLSDPRKVVPARLKTIVRIAVRAKKR; translated from the coding sequence ATGACGCCACGAGCAGCCCACCTCGAGAAGATCGACCTCAAGAAGACGTACTCCGAGTTGTACCGAGCCACGCGGAAGGTGGCGAGCGTCCGCGCCGCACGCGGCACGTATCTGGCCATCGACGGCGCAGGCGCGCCGGGCGGGGACGACTATCAGGCCGCCATCGGCAGGCTCTACGCGATGGCCTACACCGCGAAGTTCGCGCTCAAGGGCGCCGGCCTCCTGGACTTCGTCGTTCCGCCGCTCGAGTGCCTCTGGTTCGACGATCCGATGGACACACCGAAGGACCAGTGGCGTTGGCGCCTGCAGTTGCGCATCCCCGACGAGGTGACCGCCGCGGACATTCAGACCGTGCGCAAGGCGCTGGCGGAGCGCAGGGACCTCGACGCGTCGAACGTCAAGCGGGTCACGTGGACCGAGGGCCGGGCGCTGCAGGTGCTGAACGTCGGGCCGTACGACAGCGTGGGCGCCGCGTATCAGACGCTCATGGTCGCGGCGGCCGAGTTGCACCTGGAGTGCGACCGCACCGGACACGAGATCTACTTGAGCGATCCGCGCAAGGTGGTCCCGGCCAGGCTCAAGACGATTGTCCGGATAGCCGTGAGGGCCAAGAAGCGCTGA
- a CDS encoding serine hydrolase: MMCTPALASVVLSVAVAAAAAQSVSAADPTLRDRVTAVIQASGAEVAIAFRTLDGRDELFVRDGESFHAASTMKVPVMIELFRQAAAGGLSLDNAVPVVNEFRSIVDGSPYTLGADADSEPDLYKAVGQRRTYRELCELMITVSSNLATNILIEHLGVERIRAAVRDFGADGMSVRRGVEDNLAFKAGQNNTTTARALQVLLEAIANGRAVSPEASRQMAGILERQRFNESIPAGLPAGTRVAHKTGSITRIQHDAGIVFRPRPYVLVVLVRGLEDEKKGHALIADITRVIDGATNPRD, encoded by the coding sequence ATGATGTGCACGCCGGCCCTTGCGTCCGTCGTCCTGTCGGTCGCCGTCGCGGCCGCAGCCGCCCAGTCGGTGTCCGCCGCCGACCCGACGCTGCGCGACCGCGTGACCGCGGTCATCCAGGCGAGCGGCGCCGAAGTCGCGATCGCATTCAGGACGCTCGACGGCCGCGACGAACTCTTCGTCAGAGATGGCGAATCGTTCCACGCGGCTTCGACGATGAAGGTGCCGGTGATGATCGAACTGTTCCGGCAAGCCGCAGCCGGGGGCCTCTCGCTCGACAACGCGGTTCCCGTCGTCAACGAGTTCAGGAGCATCGTGGACGGCAGTCCGTACACGCTCGGCGCCGACGCGGATTCGGAGCCCGATCTCTACAAAGCGGTCGGCCAGAGGCGCACGTACCGGGAACTCTGCGAGTTGATGATCACGGTCAGCTCGAACCTCGCTACGAACATCCTGATCGAGCACCTGGGGGTGGAGCGCATCCGTGCCGCGGTGCGCGATTTCGGCGCCGATGGCATGAGCGTACGGCGGGGCGTCGAGGACAACCTCGCGTTCAAGGCCGGTCAGAACAACACGACAACGGCGCGGGCGCTCCAGGTGCTGCTCGAGGCGATTGCCAACGGCAGGGCCGTGTCGCCGGAGGCCAGCCGCCAGATGGCGGGCATCCTCGAACGTCAGCGGTTCAACGAGTCGATCCCCGCCGGCCTGCCCGCGGGGACCCGCGTGGCCCACAAGACGGGCAGCATCACCCGCATCCAGCACGATGCCGGAATCGTCTTCCGTCCACGGCCGTACGTGCTGGTCGTCCTGGTCCGCGGCCTCGAAGACGAGAAGAAGGGGCATGCGTTGATCGCGGACATCACGCGGGTGATAGACGGGGCGACCAATCCCAGGGACTGA
- a CDS encoding ABC transporter permease yields MWIFSGLFQAAVVTALNLRTIPRRLSSSAVAVIGMAGVVTVLVSVLSIAEGLRTTMANTGSPDTAIVMRAGSDAEMTSIMLRDDLVAVKDAPEIARTAAEGPLASAELFAVVDLIKTSTGTTANAPLRGVEPAAFKIRNFKMLKGRRFEPGRNEVIVGKAAAEEFRSLDVGSQLKLGPNVWMIVGTFDAGGTVPDSELWCDAGVLAPLYRRGNSRQAVYVRLQSPEAFTPFKDRLTTDPRVKLKVMREQEYYAGQSEMLSKTIVLIGSIIGLLMGMGALFVAVITMHSAVASRTREIATLRALGFRGGPVVISILVESMMLALVGGALGAIVSYVGFNGYQAATMNWQNMSSVAFAFRVTPRLLAFGIGWSLVLGLLSGLLPAIRAMRMPVVTALREL; encoded by the coding sequence ATGTGGATCTTCTCAGGACTGTTCCAGGCTGCCGTCGTCACGGCCCTCAATCTGCGGACGATTCCCAGGCGGCTGAGTTCGTCGGCCGTCGCCGTGATCGGCATGGCTGGCGTCGTCACGGTGCTCGTGTCGGTGTTGTCGATCGCGGAAGGGCTCAGAACGACAATGGCCAACACCGGATCGCCGGACACGGCCATCGTCATGCGCGCCGGCTCGGATGCCGAGATGACGAGCATCATGTTGCGTGACGATCTGGTTGCCGTGAAGGACGCGCCGGAGATTGCGCGTACGGCCGCCGAGGGGCCACTCGCCTCGGCGGAACTCTTCGCGGTCGTGGACCTGATCAAGACCAGCACGGGAACCACGGCCAATGCGCCGCTGCGGGGCGTCGAACCGGCGGCGTTCAAGATTCGCAACTTCAAGATGCTGAAGGGGCGCCGCTTCGAGCCGGGACGCAACGAAGTGATCGTCGGGAAGGCGGCGGCCGAGGAGTTTCGCAGCCTCGACGTCGGATCGCAGCTCAAGCTCGGTCCGAACGTGTGGATGATCGTCGGCACCTTCGACGCGGGCGGGACGGTGCCCGATTCCGAGTTGTGGTGCGATGCAGGCGTGTTGGCGCCGCTCTACCGGCGGGGCAACAGCCGGCAGGCCGTGTACGTGCGCCTGCAGTCGCCGGAGGCGTTCACCCCGTTCAAGGACCGGCTGACGACCGACCCGCGGGTGAAGCTGAAGGTCATGCGCGAGCAGGAGTACTACGCCGGCCAGTCGGAGATGCTGTCGAAGACGATCGTACTCATCGGCAGCATCATCGGCCTGCTCATGGGCATGGGCGCGCTGTTCGTGGCCGTGATCACGATGCATTCGGCCGTCGCCAGCCGCACGCGCGAGATCGCGACGCTGCGCGCGCTCGGGTTCCGCGGCGGACCCGTGGTGATTTCGATCCTGGTCGAATCGATGATGCTGGCGCTCGTCGGCGGCGCGCTCGGCGCGATCGTGTCGTACGTCGGCTTCAATGGCTACCAGGCCGCGACGATGAACTGGCAGAACATGAGCAGCGTCGCCTTTGCGTTCCGCGTCACGCCCAGGCTGCTCGCCTTCGGCATCGGCTGGTCGCTCGTTCTCGGGTTGTTGAGCGGCCTGCTGCCGGCCATCCGCGCGATGCGGATGCCGGTCGTGACCGCGCTGCGCGAGTTGTAG
- a CDS encoding aldo/keto reductase — protein MQYRPLPKFPELRLSVLGFGCMRLPTVGRGHGHIDEELAAALVRRAVDGGVNYLDTAQPYHNGESERFVGRLLRQGLRGKVHVATKLPTWLVQAEVDWERLLDEQLTKLDCSTIDFYMFHGLSAERWDLVQRLHGIPALERARADGRIRHLGFSFHGSPDAFRTIIDGYDWDFCQIQYNFMDEEFQAGTAGLGHAASKQVAVFAMEPLRGGSLSAEPPEPVKAIWQQAAVPRTPADWALRWVWNHSGVTMALSGMNASSQVEENLASADAAGANALSPEDLRLVAAVRDFYRERMRVSCTTCGYCMPCPNGVQIPDVFSAYNMSTMFDARKTAAMVYQMWVVKEGSGADRCLRCGECEPKCPQHIPIPDTLEEAHAHLTSAAGHRPQDTV, from the coding sequence ATGCAGTATCGTCCGTTGCCCAAGTTTCCGGAGTTGCGGTTGTCGGTGCTCGGTTTCGGCTGCATGCGGCTCCCGACGGTCGGACGAGGTCACGGGCACATCGACGAGGAACTCGCGGCCGCCCTCGTACGCCGGGCGGTCGACGGCGGCGTGAACTACCTCGACACCGCCCAGCCGTATCACAACGGCGAGAGTGAGCGATTCGTCGGACGGCTGCTCAGGCAGGGTCTGCGCGGCAAGGTCCACGTGGCGACGAAGTTGCCGACCTGGCTCGTCCAGGCCGAGGTCGACTGGGAGCGGTTGCTCGACGAGCAGTTGACGAAGCTCGACTGCAGTACGATTGACTTCTACATGTTCCACGGCCTGTCGGCAGAGCGATGGGACCTCGTGCAGCGGCTCCACGGAATCCCGGCGCTCGAACGTGCGAGGGCCGACGGCCGCATCCGTCATCTCGGGTTCTCCTTCCACGGATCGCCAGACGCCTTCAGGACGATCATCGACGGCTACGACTGGGACTTCTGCCAGATCCAGTACAACTTCATGGACGAGGAGTTTCAGGCGGGGACGGCAGGGCTTGGTCACGCGGCGTCGAAGCAGGTCGCCGTGTTCGCGATGGAGCCGCTACGGGGCGGATCGCTGTCGGCCGAACCGCCGGAACCGGTGAAGGCGATCTGGCAACAGGCCGCCGTGCCGCGCACGCCGGCCGACTGGGCGCTGCGCTGGGTGTGGAATCACTCCGGCGTGACGATGGCGCTGTCAGGGATGAACGCGTCGAGCCAGGTGGAGGAGAATCTCGCGTCGGCGGATGCCGCGGGCGCCAACGCGCTTTCGCCGGAAGACCTGCGTCTCGTGGCTGCGGTGCGCGATTTCTACCGCGAACGGATGCGGGTCTCCTGCACCACCTGCGGATACTGCATGCCGTGTCCGAACGGCGTCCAGATTCCCGATGTCTTTTCCGCGTACAACATGAGCACGATGTTCGACGCGAGGAAGACCGCGGCAATGGTCTACCAGATGTGGGTCGTGAAGGAGGGTTCTGGTGCCGACCGGTGCCTCCGCTGCGGGGAGTGCGAGCCGAAGTGCCCGCAGCACATTCCCATCCCCGACACGCTCGAAGAGGCTCACGCTCACCTGACGTCAGCGGCCGGCCATCGACCCCAGGACACTGTCTGA
- a CDS encoding dihydroneopterin aldolase, with protein sequence MECLNLVLMFITAWLVLRKPEKERLAFRLLVVSVLLMVFLFSVATRTSLLPGANY encoded by the coding sequence TTGGAGTGTCTCAATCTCGTCTTGATGTTCATCACTGCGTGGCTGGTGCTGCGCAAGCCGGAGAAGGAACGCCTCGCCTTCCGACTGCTCGTCGTCAGCGTGCTGCTGATGGTGTTCCTGTTCTCGGTGGCGACCCGTACGTCGCTGCTGCCCGGCGCGAACTACTGA
- a CDS encoding FtsX-like permease family protein: protein MKYLPLLFRSLFRRKVRTIFTLLAVLVAFTLFGFLSAIEAAFGMGVELAGSERLVMTHKVSIIQLLPESYLERIRATPGVVDACHQTWFGGVYQDPKNFFMQVPVDPECMLRMYPEFTLPEDQQKAWFADRQGAIVGRDTAKRFGWKIGDRIPIQATIWRKKDNSSNWQFNLDGIYDGAEQGTDRTQFFFHYKYFDESRLFGQGNVGWYVVRIGTASKAAAISRQLDDLFANSPAETKTTTEKGFLQAFANQVGNIALIVRSIIAMAFFIILLVTANTMMESVRERTSELAVLKTLGFTDGRVLALVLVESCLIAGVGGLLGLGLAALLVPGIPTSAMLPNLFIPTRSFGIGVVFVLALGVIAGILPAVRAMRLRIVDALRRV, encoded by the coding sequence ATGAAGTACCTGCCACTCCTTTTCCGAAGCCTGTTCCGTCGCAAGGTGCGGACGATCTTCACGCTCCTGGCGGTGTTGGTGGCGTTCACCCTCTTCGGCTTCCTGTCGGCCATCGAAGCGGCCTTCGGGATGGGCGTGGAGTTGGCGGGCAGCGAGCGCCTCGTGATGACGCACAAGGTGTCGATCATCCAGTTGCTGCCGGAGAGCTACCTGGAACGCATCCGGGCGACGCCGGGCGTCGTCGACGCCTGCCACCAGACCTGGTTCGGCGGGGTCTACCAGGATCCGAAGAACTTCTTCATGCAGGTGCCGGTGGACCCGGAGTGCATGTTGCGGATGTATCCTGAATTCACGCTGCCCGAGGATCAGCAGAAGGCCTGGTTCGCCGATCGGCAGGGCGCGATCGTCGGGCGGGACACGGCGAAGCGGTTCGGCTGGAAGATCGGCGACCGGATTCCGATCCAGGCGACGATCTGGCGGAAGAAGGACAATTCGTCCAACTGGCAGTTCAACCTCGACGGCATCTACGACGGCGCCGAACAGGGCACCGATCGGACCCAGTTCTTTTTCCACTACAAGTATTTCGACGAGTCGCGCCTCTTCGGGCAGGGCAATGTCGGCTGGTACGTCGTCCGCATCGGCACTGCGTCGAAGGCGGCCGCGATCTCCCGGCAGCTCGACGATCTGTTCGCCAATTCTCCGGCTGAAACCAAGACGACCACCGAGAAGGGGTTCCTGCAGGCCTTCGCCAACCAGGTCGGCAACATCGCGCTGATCGTTCGGAGCATCATCGCGATGGCGTTCTTCATCATCCTGCTCGTCACGGCGAACACGATGATGGAGTCGGTCCGCGAGCGGACCAGCGAACTGGCGGTGCTCAAGACGCTCGGATTCACCGATGGGCGCGTCCTCGCGCTGGTGCTCGTCGAATCGTGCCTGATCGCCGGGGTCGGCGGTCTCCTGGGCCTGGGCCTCGCGGCGCTCCTCGTGCCGGGCATCCCGACGAGCGCCATGCTGCCGAACTTGTTCATTCCGACCAGGTCGTTCGGCATCGGCGTGGTGTTCGTCCTCGCCCTGGGTGTCATTGCAGGCATCCTCCCGGCAGTCCGCGCGATGCGCCTGCGCATCGTCGATGCGTTACGGAGGGTGTGA
- a CDS encoding DUF6370 family protein produces the protein MKTFTLFSLAAVLVIGLVAAAAAADETTLTGSIMCAKCALKKADAKTCQDVLVVKDQDGTTKEYYVTKNAVSEKFGHTCSGEKPAVVTGAVAEKDGKTWVTPTKMEEKKG, from the coding sequence ATGAAGACGTTCACGCTGTTTTCGCTTGCGGCAGTCCTCGTGATCGGCCTGGTCGCGGCGGCGGCCGCGGCCGACGAGACGACGCTGACCGGCAGCATCATGTGCGCGAAGTGCGCGCTCAAGAAAGCCGATGCCAAGACTTGCCAGGACGTCCTGGTTGTGAAGGACCAGGATGGGACGACGAAGGAGTACTACGTCACCAAGAACGCGGTGTCCGAGAAGTTCGGCCACACCTGCTCTGGCGAGAAGCCGGCGGTCGTGACTGGCGCGGTTGCGGAAAAGGACGGGAAGACCTGGGTGACGCCCACGAAGATGGAAGAGAAGAAGGGCTGA